CTTACCAGTTGAAACACTATCGGCAAGCGAAACAAACGGTCTATTACAAATGAGAGAGGAAGAAAAATTAGCAAGAGATGTTTATTTAACATTATATGATACTTGGGGTATTCAAATATTTTATAATATAGCTCGAGCTGAACAAATACATATGAATATAATAAAGAGTATTTTAGATAAATATGATATACAAGATCCAATAACAGATTATACCATTGGCGTATTTAATAATGAAAAATTAGAAAAATTATATTTTGATTTAATTGCAGAAAGTAAAAATTCAGTTATTGATGCTTTAAAAGTTGGAGCAGAAATTGAAGATTTAGATATATATGATCTAGATATGTTTTTAAAAGAAACGGATAATCAAGATATAAAATTAGTATATAATAATTTAAAATCTGGATCAGAAAATCATATGAGAGCATTTATGAGTCAATTGGATAGATATAACGCAACATATACAGCACGATATATAACTAATGATAAGTTGCAAAAAATT
This genomic window from Marinitoga sp. 38H-ov contains:
- a CDS encoding DUF2202 domain-containing protein; this translates as MEKNMLVGIIVLLLIVVSFAGGFYNIGKEISNLPVETLSASETNGLLQMREEEKLARDVYLTLYDTWGIQIFYNIARAEQIHMNIIKSILDKYDIQDPITDYTIGVFNNEKLEKLYFDLIAESKNSVIDALKVGAEIEDLDIYDLDMFLKETDNQDIKLVYNNLKSGSENHMRAFMSQLDRYNATYTARYITNDKLQKILNEKNNDIDN